Sequence from the uncultured Fretibacterium sp. genome:
GCCCTGTGGAGAGCACGGGGCGAGAGTTGGTTGTGTCCCTTGGGTGTGGAGGCGGTCCTGCTCAACGGCTGTGCGGCCTCCGCGTCGGGCAGCGCGCTGGTCATGATTTATCGGCGTAAGCTGCTGGAGCGGGTTCTGGGCTCGAAGGCCGTGCGCGACATCCTTATCGATCGGGGATACGCCTTCCCCTTCGTTCTGGACGCCTGTCTGGAGCACCTCCAAAAGCGCTTTTGCCTTGAGTTTCCGCACGAAATTGGTCTCTTTCTCGATTATCCTCCCGAGGACGTCAGGGGGTTCCTGGAGCACAGAGGGGCCAAAAGCCTGGCTGTGGGGTACTGGAAGGTCTACGGCAATGTTGAGAAAGCCCGCCGCGCCTTCAGGCGGTATCGGCGGGCGGAGTGCGACGCGGCTCGTTCCCTGTTGAACGGGAGCGGCTTTCGTCTGTAGTCGGGCCAAGGCTGCAAGGGGCTTGGAGCATGTGAGCTTTGCGGCCGAGGAAGCCGAAAAGAACGAGGAGGTCTGTGAAATGTCGAAGATTATGGTGGTCTACTGGTCGGGTACGGGCAATACCGAGAAGATGGCGGAGGCGATCGCCAAGGGGGCCGAGGGAAAGGGCGCCACGGTGGAGTGCAAGAACGTGGCGAACGTTTCCGTGGCCGATCTCGCGGGCTACGACGTCGTGGCCTTCGGGTCCCCCTCGATGGGCGTCGAGACCATCGAGGAGGGGGAGATGGAGCCGTTCTTCGCCGAGGCGCTTCCGGGGCTGAAGGGGAAGAAGGTCGCCATCTTCGGTTCCTACGGATGGGGCGACGGGGAGTGGCTGCGCACGTGGGCCGACCGCTGCCGCAACGGCGGCGTAACGCTCATGGACGACGGCCTGGCGGTCAACGAGACGCCGGACGATGCGGCTGTCGCGAACTGCACGGCCTGGGGGGAGAAGCTGGCGGCGTTCTGATCCGCCCATATCCCGTCAGCCTGTGTACAAAAGGGGCCGCTCTGTCGGGCGGCCCCTTTTATGTTACCCGCCTTGCGTCCCCCGTATCCCTGCCCCCTCAAGAGCAGGGATTTTTCCAGTCGGCCGTCACTCCGCGATCACGGCCATAAGCGTCAGGGGCCCCTCCTGCGACACCTCAAGCCCATGCCGCTGTCCCCGCATCGTCAAGGAGACGTCGCCCGGCCCCACCTCGCGCCGGGACCCATCGTCGTCCGTATAGATCCCCCTCCCGGAGAGGACGATGTATATCTCCTCGTCCATCTCATGAGTGTGGAGCCCGATGCTCGACCCCGCTTCAAGGGTCATCCTGCTCACCATTTTGAAGCGGCTCTCCGCCGGCCCCTCGCCGCGCGGTATCGCGGAAAGGCACCGCGCCTCTCCGGCTCCTCCCTGGATCTCGCGCCTTACCGTCGATTTCTGTTCGGTCGTCTTGAACAGCATGGTATATCCCATCCCCTCCATTTTTTGTGCCCCGCGCTTCCTTAAAAAACAAAAAGCGGCGCCGGGCAGGGCCTCTTTCCCCCACACCCCCCACAAAAATTATACCCTCTCTCCAATTTCTCTCCAATGGGGCGGGGACGCCCCGCATCTGCGTGGAGATACCGGAGGGCGTCCGTCGTCCTTTATGGTAAAATCACGGCACGATCCCGGCTTTTTGCGTTGGCGGGCGATGCGTTTTCATGGTCCGGCCGGATGTGGACAGCCCCCGAACGGGATGCCCGGAGGGTTCTGCTGTTTTCCGCCCGTGATGCCATAAAATGCTGGCGCGGGGGGATAAAATAATATTGGGAGAGAGGCAAAAAAGCGGCTTGCGGAGAAGCTCCCTCCCCGAGGCCGTCGGAGGTGGGCAAATGGGCGGAGTGGGCATGGAAAAACGAGTGGCCGGCATCGTGCGATGGCTGGAGCGCTTCCAGCGCTCCTACAAGTCGGGGGCGATGGAGAGCGCCCTGATGGACGCCGAATGTGCCCGGGCCGACCTGGAGATCCTGCGCCGGGACGTGTGGTCCTCGCTTGGCCCGTCCCGTGAGCCGCGCCGCCGAGTGGGGATGTTCCTATCCCGCGCGGTCCTCTCGGCCTTTCTTGTCGTGTTGGCGACGTCGGTCCCCGTATCCGAGCTCCGGCGACGTACGGAGGAGGCTTCCCCCGTTCACGATTCCCTCTTTGCCTGGACG
This genomic interval carries:
- a CDS encoding DUF3793 family protein, with amino-acid sequence MKKPIIQSLMESIRETDTEEYLKALVFCFGAPTIKGMKAATLLNLRRSGEDVRALWRARGESWLCPLGVEAVLLNGCAASASGSALVMIYRRKLLERVLGSKAVRDILIDRGYAFPFVLDACLEHLQKRFCLEFPHEIGLFLDYPPEDVRGFLEHRGAKSLAVGYWKVYGNVEKARRAFRRYRRAECDAARSLLNGSGFRL
- a CDS encoding flavodoxin; amino-acid sequence: MSKIMVVYWSGTGNTEKMAEAIAKGAEGKGATVECKNVANVSVADLAGYDVVAFGSPSMGVETIEEGEMEPFFAEALPGLKGKKVAIFGSYGWGDGEWLRTWADRCRNGGVTLMDDGLAVNETPDDAAVANCTAWGEKLAAF
- a CDS encoding cupin domain-containing protein gives rise to the protein MLFKTTEQKSTVRREIQGGAGEARCLSAIPRGEGPAESRFKMVSRMTLEAGSSIGLHTHEMDEEIYIVLSGRGIYTDDDGSRREVGPGDVSLTMRGQRHGLEVSQEGPLTLMAVIAE